AGGCCCCGGCCCTCCGCCCAGGGCAGGAGGTGGAAGAGGAGGGGATCCTCCTCCCGCCACCACCCCTCGCTCAGGGCCTCCTGCGAGAGGGAGGCCAGGTAGAGGACCGGGGGGCGGGCCCTCTCCAGGATGGCCAGGACCGTGGCCGCGTTGTAGCGTGGGTGGAGGATGTGGAAGGGCCCGAGGGAGGGTAAAAGCAGCATCCTCACCATCTTAGACCTGCGGGATCGGAACTACCGCCTGGCGGTGGTGAACGGCTGGCTGGTCTGGCTGGGGGACACCTTCTTGAACCCCAACATCGTCCTCTCCGGCTTCGCCGCCAAGCTAGGGGCCCCGGGGGCCCTGATCGGCCTCCTCCCCGCTCTCCTCCAGGCGGGGGGCATGATCCCCCAGGCCTTCCTGGCCCCCTGGGTGGCCCGCCTGCCCCAAAAGATCGTCCTCTACCGGCGGGTGGCTACCCTGAGGCTTTTGGGGGTGGTCCTCATGGCCCTCTCCGCTCTCCTCTTCGGGGGAAGCCCTTCCCTCCTCCTTCTGGGCTTCCTCCTGGGCCTCCTCCTGAACGCCCTCTTCACCGGGGTCTCCAGCCTCCCCTTTTGGGAGGTGGTGGCCAAGACCACACCCCCCGAGCGGCGAGCCGCCCTCTTCAGCGCCCGCAACCTGGTGGGGGGGCTTCTCGCCTTCTTGGCCGGGTTTTTGGTGCGGGAGGTCCTGGCCCTTCCCCTCCCCTTTCCCCTCCCCTACGCCCTCCTCTTCGCCCTGGGGGCCCTGGCCTTCGGCCTGGGCTGGTACCTCTTCGGCCTCACCGCGGAACCCGAGGAACCCCCCAAGGAGGCCCGGTTGGATCTAAAGGCCCCCCTCAAGCGCCCGGAGTTCCGCCGCTACCTGAGGGTCCGGCTCCTCCTGGGCCTCGCGGGCATGACCGAGCCCTTTTACGCCGCCTATGCGGTGCGGGCCCTGGGGAAGGAGGAGGAGCTGGGCCTCTACCTGGCCCTCTACGCCCTGGCCTTCACCCTCTCCAACCTCCTCTGGGCCCGGATGGCGGAAAGAGGCTCCAAGGGCGTGCTCCAGGCGGGGGCCCTCCTGGGCCTCCTGGCCCCCCTCCTCGCCCTCGTCCTCCCGGAGACCGCCTTCGGTCTGGTCTTCCTCCTCCAGGGGGCCTACCTGGCCGCCCTTGGCCTCGCCACCACCACCTACCTCCTCAACCTGGCCCCACCCGAGGAGAGGAGCGCCTCCATCGGCCTCGCCAACACCCTTTCCGGCCTCTTCGCCTTCTCTACGGTCCTAGGAGGGTACCTGGCCGACCGGTTGGGCTTTTCCGCCCTCTTCCTCTTGGCCGCCTCCTTTTACGCCCTGGCCCTCTACGCGGGCAGGAAGCTTCCTGAGGAGGGGTAGGCTACCGGACCCTCCGGACCCCGTACGCACCCAGGAGCCCGTCCTGGCTCACCAGGGCAAGCGCCTCCCCAAGGGCCTGGGCCACCAGGAGGCGGTCAAAGGGGTCCTCGTGGGGCCAGGGGAGCCCGCGAACCATGGCCGCATGGGCCAGGGTCACGGGGAGGGGCGGGAAGGCCTCGGCCTCCATGGCCGTGGAAGAAAGCCCTCTGGGTCTTGGGGCCACTCCAGGCGGCCCAAGCCGGCCTCGAGGGCCACCTCCCCGAGGAGCGCGGTGGACGGCGACCTGCCTGACCCCAATTGGTCCAAACCGAGGGGTTAGCCAAGCCAAACCAGGGGACGGGGAAGGGCGTATAGTGGAACCCATGACGGTTTACCTGCCGGATGGGAAGGCCCTCGAGGTCCCCGAGGGGGCCACCGCCAAGGACATAGCCGAAGGGATCGGCCCAGGCCTGGCGAAGGCAGCGGTGGGGGCCCTGGTGAACGGGGAGGTCTACGACCTCATGAAACCCCTCCCCCCAGGGGCCACGCTCCGCATCCTCACGGAAAAGGACCCGGAGTACCAGCTCCTCTTCCGCCACACCCTGGCCCACGTCCTGGCCCAAGCGGTGAAGGAGTTCTTCGGGGAGAAGGGCTACGACCCCGAGAGCGTGAGGCTCGGGGTAGGCCCGGTGATAGAGAAGGGCTTCTACTACGATATAGACGCCCCCGAGCCCCTCTCCGACGAGGACCTGCCCCAGATTGAGGAGAGGATGCGGGAGATCCTCAGGCGGGACCTCCCCTTGCGGCGCTACGTCCTCCCAAGGGAGGCGGCCCTCGCCCGCTACCAGGGCAAGGACCCCTACAAGACGGAGCTCATCCTAGACCTCCCCGAGACCGAGGAGATCAGCTT
The genomic region above belongs to Thermus sediminis and contains:
- a CDS encoding MFS transporter; translation: MWKGPREGKSSILTILDLRDRNYRLAVVNGWLVWLGDTFLNPNIVLSGFAAKLGAPGALIGLLPALLQAGGMIPQAFLAPWVARLPQKIVLYRRVATLRLLGVVLMALSALLFGGSPSLLLLGFLLGLLLNALFTGVSSLPFWEVVAKTTPPERRAALFSARNLVGGLLAFLAGFLVREVLALPLPFPLPYALLFALGALAFGLGWYLFGLTAEPEEPPKEARLDLKAPLKRPEFRRYLRVRLLLGLAGMTEPFYAAYAVRALGKEEELGLYLALYALAFTLSNLLWARMAERGSKGVLQAGALLGLLAPLLALVLPETAFGLVFLLQGAYLAALGLATTTYLLNLAPPEERSASIGLANTLSGLFAFSTVLGGYLADRLGFSALFLLAASFYALALYAGRKLPEEG
- a CDS encoding PIN domain-containing protein; protein product: MEAEAFPPLPVTLAHAAMVRGLPWPHEDPFDRLLVAQALGEALALVSQDGLLGAYGVRRVR